In Hoplias malabaricus isolate fHopMal1 chromosome 6, fHopMal1.hap1, whole genome shotgun sequence, a single window of DNA contains:
- the ndufv1 gene encoding NADH dehydrogenase [ubiquinone] flavoprotein 1, mitochondrial, which translates to MLSCVGCPVLCRVLSSGASRVPAVAAAVSRSPTVSSSLGASSSVVLVRYNTTAQEKPKKTKFGPLADQDRIFTNLYGRHDWRLKGALRRGDWYKTKEILEKGVDWILNEIKVSGLRGRGGAGFPTGMKWGFMNKPSDGRPKYLVVNADEGEPGTCKDREIMRHDPHKLVEGCLVAGRAMGARAAYIYIRGEFYNESSNLQVAINEAYGAGLIGKNACGSGYDFDVFVMRGAGAYICGEETALIESIEGKQGKPRLKPPFPADVGVFGCPTTVANVETVAVAPTICRRGGTWFASFGRERNSGTKLFNISGHVNTPCTVEEEMSIPMKELIERHAGGVRGGWDNLLCVIPGGSSTPLIPRHVCEDVMMDFDGLIQAQTGLGTAALIVMDKSTDVIRAIARLIEFYKHESCGQCTPCREGVDWMNKMMWRFVQGDARTAEIDMIWELSKQIEGHTICALGDGAAWPVQGLIRHFRPIMESRISEFQQKGQALA; encoded by the exons ATGTTATCCTGTGTGGGATGTCCTGTCCTGTGCCGGGTTCTTAGCAGTGGAGCTTCACGTGTTCCTGCTGTTGCCGCTGCAGTTTCTCGCAGTCCAACAGTctcctcttcacttggtgcAAGCAGCAGTGTTGTATTAGTGAGGTACAACACCACAGCTCAG GAGAAACCTAAGAAGACAAAGTTTGGACCTCTTGCTGACCAGGACAGAATATTCACTAACTTGTATGGGAGACATGACTGGAG GCTGAAAGGTGCATTGAGGAGAGGTGACTGGTACAAGACCAAGGAGATCCTGGAGAAGGGAGTGGACTGGATTCTGAATGAAATTAAAGTGTCTGGACTGCGTGGTAGAGGAGGAGCAGGCTTCCCTACTGGAATGAAGTGGGGATTTATGAACAAGCCCAGTGATGGCAG GCCTAAATACTTGGTGGTGAATGCTGATGAGGGTGAGCCTGGCACCTGTAAGGATCGGGAGATCATGCGCCATGACCCACACAAGCTTGTGGAGGGGTGCCTGGTTGCTGGGAGGGCAATGGGAGCACGTGCTGCCTACATATACATTCGTGGAGAGTTCTACAATGAGTCCTCGAACCTCCAG GTTGCAATTAATGAGGCATATGGCGCAGGGCTAATTGGTAAGAATGCATGTGGCTCTGGCTATGACTTTGATGTGTTTGTGATGCGAGGAGCTGGAGCATACATCTGCGGAGAAGAGACTGCTTTGATTGAGTCTATTGAGGGCAAACAGGGGAAGCCTCGTCTTAAACCCCCTTTTCCTGCTGATGTGG GTGTTTTTGGATGTCCAACAACTGTTGCCAATGTCGAGACTGTTGCTGTAGCCCCAACTATTTGCCGTCGTGGTGGCACATGGTTTGCAAGTTTTGGCAGGGAGAGGAATTCTGGCACAAAGCTTTTCAACATCTCTGGCCATGTTAATACACCCTGCACTGTGGAGGAGGAGATGTCAATTCCCATGAAAGAGCTGATTGAGAGGCATGCTG GTGGTGTTCGCGGAGGCTGGGATAATCTCCTCTGTGTGATTCCTGGTGGCTCATCAACACCACTCATCCCTCGTCATGTGTGTGAAGATGTTATGATGGACTTTGATGGTCTCATTCAGGCTCAGACTGGTTTGGGCACGGCTGCACTCATTGTTATGGATAAATCG ACTGATGTAATTAGAGCCATTGCACGCTTGATTGAATTTTATAAACACGAGAGCTGTGGTCAGTGCACACCCTGCAGGGAAG GCGTGGACTGGATGAATAAGATGATGTGGCGCTTTGTTCAGGGAGATGCTCGGACAGCTGAGATCGACATGATCTGGGAGCTCAGCAAACAGATTGAGGGACACACCATCTGTGCTCTGGGTGATGGAGCCGCATGGCCTGTACAG GGATTGATCCGTCACTTCCGCCCCATCATGGAGAGCAGAATCTCAGAGTTCCAGCAGAAAGGGCAGGCTCTGGCTTAG